The Helicobacter fennelliae nucleotide sequence ACACTCAAAATTAGACTCAAAACTCGGCGCAAGCGAGACAAAACATTTTTTATTATGCGCTTTGGCTAATTGCTTGGCGTAAGAGACTTCACTTTTGCTCTGCGCGCGCACACCATAATCCACAATAGCAATATCAAATGCCACGTCTTGTGCGACAAGCGCATAAAAAAGCGCGACAGAATCGCTTCCTCCAGAGAATCCAAGCAGATTAGATCCATTGCGTAATTTCTCAATGTATTTAAAATTATTGATACATTTAGATTCTAGGATATCCAAACTATCGCCTTAATTAGAATCTAAAATAGATTTTTTGCCCTTGATTTTGCGTAATCGCTCCACTTCTTTAAACACCTGCACAACCGCCTCAAAGAGCATTCCGGGAATCTCTTGATTCAAATCCACTTCCTTATATAAGCTTCTTGCAAGCTTTGGGCTCTCAATAATTTCAATATCATTTTGGCGCGCAATGTCTTTAATCCGAATAGCTAAATGATCAATTCCCTTAGCCACAACCATCGGTGCTTCATGCTTGCCACGTTCAAATGCCAATGCAACCGCATAATGCGTGGGGTTTGTAACAACAACTTGCGCGCTAGGAATCGCACTCATCATTCTACTCATAGCATTTTTACGCATAATTTGGCGCATTTTTGCTTTGACTTCTGGATTTCCTTCATGCTGGATTAGCTCGTCTTTGACTTCTTGCTTACTCATACGAAGTGATTTGATGTATTGTCGTCTTTTTAGCAGGTAGTCTGCAAATGCCATAACGCTAAACACACCTATCATCGCTCCGATGAGAATCAGACATTTATTGCGCCACCATAAAATCTGATTCATCATGCTTAAATGCGCCACGCCCTCAATCTCATGCAAAAACCCGATAATAATAATCCCGCCGACAATCAAAGCAATAAGCACTTTAAGCGTAATCATTCCGCCATCGATGAGTTTTTTGATAGAAAATACATTTTTTATACCACTAATTGGATTGATTTTACTTAATTTTGGCTTGATAGCCTTGATAGTAAGCAAAAACCCAAACTGCATTGTATTGCCGATTATCCCTGCAAATAGCAAAAACCCAAACACAGGCAAAATCATGATCCCCGCCACACTAATCAAACTCCAAAAAATACTCACCACATCGCTTATGGTTATATCTTGCTTTGGAAAAGTAATCATATAAATATAAATGCCACGAATGCTTTTTACCCAAAATGGAAAAATCACAAACAATGCCATAAGCCCAACAAGCATTAAAATAACCCCGCTTACTTCAGGGCTTTTTGCGACATTGCCTTCTTGTCGTGCTTTTTGGATTTTGTGCTGCGAGGGGGCTTCTGTTTTTTCTTGTTCGTCTGCCATATATTATTCACACACTCTAAGCTCATTATAAAGACTATCACGCTCAACTGCGATAAATCCGGCATTTTTGATTTGAGCGACAATCTCATCAAAAGACGCTCCATTTTTGGATTTTGAACCACCGGCAGATTGGATACTTTCATTTTCTATCGTTCCGTCCATATCATCTGCGCCAAATTCTTGCGCTACTAATGCCAAATTCATTCCCAAAGTCGCCCAATACGCTTTAATATGTGGAATGTTTTTAAGCACAATGCGCGCGATAGAAATCGTTTTTAAAATTTCTTGTCCGCTTGGAAACTGCTTGATATTTAAGAAATTATTTTCTCGCTGATACAAAAGTGGAATAAATGCATTAAATCCGCCATGTTTAGATTCTACGATTTGAGAATCACACTGCGTGCGCGCAAGACGCAACATATGATCGATTCTGTGCTCTCTATTTTCGATATGTCCAAATAGCATCGTCGCATTACTCATTTTGCCGATTGAATGCCAATACGAATGGATCTCTAGCCACCTTGTAGAATCCACCTTACCCTTGCAGATACGACGACGCACTTCCTCATCAAAGATTTCAGCCCCACCTCCAGGCATAGAATCCACCCCTGCAAGCACCATATCTTCAAGCACTTTTTGGTAGCTTTTTGCAAATTTTTTGGAGAGATAATGCACTTCAGCAGCTGTCATTGCTTTGAGATGGATATTTGGGACAGCTTTTTTGACTTCGCTAAAACAGCTCAAATACCACTCATAACTATAATTTGGGCTATGGGCTGATACGATATGCACTTCTTTTGCCCCGCGCCTGTATGAGGCAAGGGTTTGAGAGATGATCTCATCAATTGTCATTTCGTATGGATTTGGATTTTTTCTACTCGCAGAAAACGCACAGAATTTACACACATCAGTGCAAATATTTGTCGGATTAATGTGGCGATTCATATTAAAAAATACTTTTTTATCGTATTTGCTTGCGCGGATTTGATTTGCTGCTTCACCTAGAGTAAAAATATCATAATCATAAAGAGCACTCAAAGTTTTTGCATCAAATTCCTTGCCCTCTAGCACTTGAGCTAAAATATCCATTTTCTCTCCTTTTTAAAGCTTGCATACGATTATATGCGCTTTACAAGATTCTGCTACCAGATTTTCACTTCAGTTTTTGTTGTTTTATACAAACTCTCTGCCGAGCCATCGATTTCATATTCAATGCCAAATCCATATTTAATCGTTGCGATTCCAGTTTTTTTGACTGAGACATTTTGATATGCGTCTTTTGTGATTGGCAGTGATCCTACATTTGCCCTTGATTTTGGCGGAATCTTTTTTTGTAGATTCTGCTCAGATACTAAATCACCATCCATATATAGCGCACCATAAGTAATAGTGATAAAACTATCTGTAAGATTTGTAATCGTTAGACTCACACTTCCAGATCCTACCTTAAACGCACTGCTTGTGATTTGAATATCGCGGTTTTGGGTTGTCATTCCGGGCACATTGACATTGCCTAAAATATATCGCGCAGGCGTATCTCCGGTATTATTGGCTATATCCATATCTCCGCCATAGCTCATAAGCAAAGCGATCATTGCAGGGTTACGCGAAGTTACAGCATAATGAAGAGCGGTATTGCCACGAATAGAATCTTGTATATTTGGGTTAGCATCATATTTTAGCAAGGCTTGCGCGAATTTGTAATTATTAAATTGCACGACTTTATGTAAGGCTGTCTCACCATGAGAGATCGCATTGACATCTGCGCCTCTTTTGAGTAAAAGATACAAAATATCCATATTGTTTTTGCGTGAAGCATCATATAATGGCGTGCTTCCTCGAAGTCTTGCATTGACATCTGCGCCTAGATCGACACCTTTTCTCACATCAGTGTAATTATTGCTAAACAACAAATAATCATAGCGATTTGCCATACCCAAAACAACAACACATATCCATAAGCAAAAAATCCTTACTCCTACTTTCATGCATTACTCCTCAAATGTTTGTGGGCTAAGGTTTTGATTTTTTGGTAAATCACCTTAAAATCAACCCCATAAGTCCGACACTGACTGATAGTTGTAAAAAAATTTGTATCTCCTTCATATCGAGGCACCAAATGTATATGCAAATGCTGCGGTATTCCAGCACCTGCTACTTTTTTGATATTTATACCATAATTCACCCCTAAACTACCAAACTCTTCTAAAAGTGCGATACATTTTTGTGCTATATCATTTAAATGCCCCCACACTGCGCGATCAAGAGATGTAGGCGAATCAATATGATCATGAGGAATAATCAAAAAATGCCCGGGCGTATAAGGATAGCGATTCATCACACAAAAACAAATCTCATCTCTATAAAATACGAAATTCTCCTCATCTTCTTTGGGATTTAGTGAAATCTCGCAAAACACACAACCCTTAAGCTCCTCTTCAAAATACTTTGCCCGCCAAGGTGAATATATATGCTCCATAATCACTCCTAAATATAACTTGGTGCATCATTAGCAAAATACACTAAACTTCCGCTTGTAATCATACCTTTGAGCACATTTTCAAGCTGACTCTTATCGCGCGAAATCACTTTTTGGATATGCAAATGCGAAGATAGTAAGTTTGAATTCCTATCGCCTGTAATAATAGCCAAATCAAACACTTTATTAATCGCTTCAGCAAGCTTGATATTTGATTCATCATCGCTTTCGATAAGTCCGGGCGTAACGATAAATTTCCTACCCTCAAACAGCCCACAAAGCCGAATGCCTTCAAGCATTCCATTAAGATTACCATTGAATCCATCATCAATGATTGTTTTGCCATTTGAGAGAGAAAGATTAAAGCGATGAGGAATGGGGGTGAGCTTTTTGACTGCTTTTTGGATATTTGAGAGTTTGATCCCAAAATATTTCGCAAGCATAATCGCCACAGCGATATTTTCGACATTAAACCGCCCCAAAATATAAGTCTCAAACAATTCCCATTTGCCATCTATCTCCATTTCAAAGCTCGTCTGCTCCAAAGTCGCATTGATATTGCGTAATTTCAAAGGATATGGCTCTATGAGTGCTTTTTTTGCTTCGCTTAAATCTTGCGGAATTGGATTTTTGGCATAGACAAATGCTTTTTTGAGATTGTGAGATTCTAGTAGTTCAAATTTTGTTTTTACAATCTTTTCAATCGTTTTAAAATACTCAATATGCGCCTTGCCGATCTCACCAATAACTGCTACTTGCGGATTGACTAATGTAGCGATTTCTGAAATATCGCCCTCTTGCCTCGCACCCGCTTCGATGATATACATATCTGTGCCAAAGTTTAAGTTATTATTAATGTCTGCAACAATGCCTTTTAGGGTATTGATACTTCGCGCTGTGGTGTGGATATTATAATACCCCTCAAAAATCTGTGCGACAAAATTTTTGATACTTGTTTTGCCAAAGCTTGCTGTAATGGCGATGATTTTAAGCTCAGGCATAAGTGCGAGCTTGTCTTTGACTAGAGCGATAAAATTCCTCATCAAAATATCCTCAAAAATCTTTCCAAACACAAGCGCAAAGACAAAAGACAACAAACAAAGATAATACAAACTCTCAACTTGAAAAATAAAAAATATCAGCTCATTAATCAGCATAAATACCAAAAGAATCACAAAAAACCGACACACTCGTTTTGTGAAAACCACGCGTTTATCAAGCTTTGCTGCCCAATATATCAGCATAGGAATATACACCAAATACAAATAAATATAAAAAACAATTCTCACATCAAACCAAAAACACACAAAAAACATAACAACAGGACAAACAAAATATATCAAATGCCACGAATATTTGTGGTGCTTTGTTATCACGCGCCAAATATCGTAGTTATACCATTGCAATAGTGTGATTGAATAATACGAAATAGCAAACACAAACACAAAAAGCGATACGATGTCTAAAATCGATAAATAATTCATTATTGCTCCTATTGCAAGATGATAAATTCTGTAAATGGGCGTTTAGATTCTGATTCTGTGTGGCTGATGTGGCTCACTTCTGCGCGCTCTGGTCCTTGTGCTAAATGCTTTAAAAACTGCTTCATATCAGATTCTTCACCTTGCGCAAAAATCTCCACACTTCCGTCTCTAAGATTTTCTGTTGTGCCGGTGATATTGCATTCTATTGCTTTAGCTTTTGCAAATTTCCGATACCCAACCCCTTGCACCTTGCCAAATACCAGAATCTGCAAATGCAAAAAAGGCTTTGTGCTTTGGTTATAGATTTGATTATACATGGCTTGAATCATATCTCCTTGCTTAATGAAAAAATAATGATCCCCCTCCAACACAAAAAAATAACTTCCCTTAATCAGCCTAGCGATTTGCTCCCCGCAAGATAAAGGCGTAGCCCTATCTTGCCTCCCCCAAAAAATGCTGACTTTTTTTGTCGTTGTCGCAAACACTTCACTAAAATCCTCATTCACGACATTTTTAAATATCTCATAC carries:
- the flhB gene encoding flagellar biosynthesis protein FlhB: MADEQEKTEAPSQHKIQKARQEGNVAKSPEVSGVILMLVGLMALFVIFPFWVKSIRGIYIYMITFPKQDITISDVVSIFWSLISVAGIMILPVFGFLLFAGIIGNTMQFGFLLTIKAIKPKLSKINPISGIKNVFSIKKLIDGGMITLKVLIALIVGGIIIIGFLHEIEGVAHLSMMNQILWWRNKCLILIGAMIGVFSVMAFADYLLKRRQYIKSLRMSKQEVKDELIQHEGNPEVKAKMRQIMRKNAMSRMMSAIPSAQVVVTNPTHYAVALAFERGKHEAPMVVAKGIDHLAIRIKDIARQNDIEIIESPKLARSLYKEVDLNQEIPGMLFEAVVQVFKEVERLRKIKGKKSILDSN
- the mqnE gene encoding aminofutalosine synthase MqnE, whose amino-acid sequence is MDILAQVLEGKEFDAKTLSALYDYDIFTLGEAANQIRASKYDKKVFFNMNRHINPTNICTDVCKFCAFSASRKNPNPYEMTIDEIISQTLASYRRGAKEVHIVSAHSPNYSYEWYLSCFSEVKKAVPNIHLKAMTAAEVHYLSKKFAKSYQKVLEDMVLAGVDSMPGGGAEIFDEEVRRRICKGKVDSTRWLEIHSYWHSIGKMSNATMLFGHIENREHRIDHMLRLARTQCDSQIVESKHGGFNAFIPLLYQRENNFLNIKQFPSGQEILKTISIARIVLKNIPHIKAYWATLGMNLALVAQEFGADDMDGTIENESIQSAGGSKSKNGASFDEIVAQIKNAGFIAVERDSLYNELRVCE
- a CDS encoding ankyrin repeat domain-containing protein; translation: MKVGVRIFCLWICVVVLGMANRYDYLLFSNNYTDVRKGVDLGADVNARLRGSTPLYDASRKNNMDILYLLLKRGADVNAISHGETALHKVVQFNNYKFAQALLKYDANPNIQDSIRGNTALHYAVTSRNPAMIALLMSYGGDMDIANNTGDTPARYILGNVNVPGMTTQNRDIQITSSAFKVGSGSVSLTITNLTDSFITITYGALYMDGDLVSEQNLQKKIPPKSRANVGSLPITKDAYQNVSVKKTGIATIKYGFGIEYEIDGSAESLYKTTKTEVKIW
- a CDS encoding HIT family protein, whose translation is MEHIYSPWRAKYFEEELKGCVFCEISLNPKEDEENFVFYRDEICFCVMNRYPYTPGHFLIIPHDHIDSPTSLDRAVWGHLNDIAQKCIALLEEFGSLGVNYGINIKKVAGAGIPQHLHIHLVPRYEGDTNFFTTISQCRTYGVDFKVIYQKIKTLAHKHLRSNA
- a CDS encoding Mur ligase family protein is translated as MNYLSILDIVSLFVFVFAISYYSITLLQWYNYDIWRVITKHHKYSWHLIYFVCPVVMFFVCFWFDVRIVFYIYLYLVYIPMLIYWAAKLDKRVVFTKRVCRFFVILLVFMLINELIFFIFQVESLYYLCLLSFVFALVFGKIFEDILMRNFIALVKDKLALMPELKIIAITASFGKTSIKNFVAQIFEGYYNIHTTARSINTLKGIVADINNNLNFGTDMYIIEAGARQEGDISEIATLVNPQVAVIGEIGKAHIEYFKTIEKIVKTKFELLESHNLKKAFVYAKNPIPQDLSEAKKALIEPYPLKLRNINATLEQTSFEMEIDGKWELFETYILGRFNVENIAVAIMLAKYFGIKLSNIQKAVKKLTPIPHRFNLSLSNGKTIIDDGFNGNLNGMLEGIRLCGLFEGRKFIVTPGLIESDDESNIKLAEAINKVFDLAIITGDRNSNLLSSHLHIQKVISRDKSQLENVLKGMITSGSLVYFANDAPSYI
- a CDS encoding acylphosphatase codes for the protein MYNQIYNQSTKPFLHLQILVFGKVQGVGYRKFAKAKAIECNITGTTENLRDGSVEIFAQGEESDMKQFLKHLAQGPERAEVSHISHTESESKRPFTEFIILQ